A part of Prevotella melaninogenica genomic DNA contains:
- a CDS encoding ATP-binding protein — MKYLNRIIFINSANIPYAEISVDGNVHFTGTQGVGKSTVLRALLFFYNADKHKLGIQQGQKSFDEFYFRQSNSHILYEVMRDNGAYTILVNRYQGRASWRFIDAPYQREWLIDNDKQVLSDWVKIRERIDKNVSVSARIDSGVMFKDIIFGNTHDHKFTRYALVQSSHYQNIPRSIQNVFLNTKLDADFVKNTIIQSMADEDHPIDLQTYRRLVTDFEREYDEIDCWFRQTRDGIYPVRQQALKIAEQGRKIVAFDQQLLDVWHMLNYVVADDEQQIPLLEVKLIDVKNSIEKECNRQKELKADYDKEKDSLNQDLGGKNSKLKEIAEKRKYFDAINIKEKVALNAREKSLKHEADEKKMLLDDLLKTNASIAEKYNIAKTKLENAHQAFTNRLREALYTKQTELQQERNRYEEERSKNRNQVMNLYRTLSLESKERLQSLIAEQYRTDSRLKELRQWHPKEDDIKQVKKQLVQLDINEKANEANQTTVRIQIEKLTNEFEMKEAELKQTSLQEQKRLENDRTICRNEIARINDLLSHLDDSLYHWLCENTEGWEDTIGKVVDEERILYAQGLEPTLDNNTDNLFGVKLNLENIEPTHRTPDEYRTKKKNLESQLQLLNRQLSQLPVTLQEEISKLGKKYGNLLKPLRQEATQLRVEANQIPTKRQNLQNQRHKLEMEEQEIISSEQELRMRAFNDATLKVEAEKERQAKNDVKNEKDLKELDAAFNRSVRALNNELHAFQEQQKSESELHNQEFENQKAQLDKQQKAELEGKGVDIKLLNEYRKALDELNKLLQQIETDRNDVIKYEDAVDTLFSKEADIRNNIKEITQRLIMLQQRYEDKRIRIEKKIQGFEDQQRAIQKDLAHRRDGLNQYHQVIENEHLVSNAYLADNKVKSTHLDCLQLISQLRGTINQKREAIEILKGTVVNFNRNFKPQNAFHFNTMPITDADYMQIAVDLQEFIDNNKIEEYRRRTSEHYKDILGRISTEVGALMKRRSDVDGVILDINRDFVEKNFAGVIKSIELRANESSDKLMQLLISIHNYCIENALSIGELNLFSSDNRDEVNRKVVDYLKSLSHQLQNEPNRNIVSLGDAFRLQFRVKENDNDTSWVERINNVGSDGTDILVKAMVNIMLINVFKKKAARKSGDFIVHCMMDEIGRLHPNNIKGILQFANSRNIQLINSSPTSYNPYDYRYTYLLSKHGVKTKVEKLLKRI, encoded by the coding sequence ATGAAATACCTGAATAGAATCATATTTATCAATAGTGCTAATATTCCTTATGCTGAAATATCAGTAGATGGCAACGTGCATTTCACTGGGACACAGGGTGTAGGAAAGAGTACAGTACTAAGAGCACTACTGTTCTTCTACAATGCCGACAAGCATAAATTGGGTATTCAACAAGGCCAGAAGTCGTTTGACGAGTTCTATTTCCGCCAATCTAACTCGCATATCCTCTATGAGGTAATGCGTGATAATGGAGCATATACCATATTAGTCAACCGATACCAAGGACGTGCTTCTTGGCGATTTATTGATGCACCATACCAAAGGGAATGGCTCATTGACAATGATAAACAGGTGTTGAGTGACTGGGTGAAGATACGTGAACGTATTGATAAGAATGTGAGTGTGTCAGCAAGAATCGACTCTGGGGTAATGTTTAAGGACATTATCTTTGGTAACACACACGACCACAAGTTTACTCGCTATGCCTTAGTACAGAGTTCTCATTATCAAAATATACCCCGAAGTATTCAAAATGTATTCCTTAACACGAAGTTGGATGCTGACTTTGTGAAGAATACTATCATCCAGTCAATGGCTGACGAAGACCACCCTATTGATTTACAAACGTACAGAAGACTGGTAACAGACTTTGAAAGAGAATACGATGAAATAGACTGTTGGTTCCGACAGACACGTGACGGAATTTATCCCGTACGCCAGCAAGCACTGAAAATAGCTGAACAGGGCCGTAAGATAGTTGCGTTTGATCAGCAACTACTTGATGTATGGCACATGCTGAACTACGTTGTAGCGGACGATGAACAACAAATACCACTACTGGAAGTGAAACTTATCGACGTGAAAAACAGCATTGAAAAAGAGTGTAATCGCCAGAAGGAACTTAAAGCTGACTATGACAAAGAAAAAGACTCACTCAATCAAGACCTTGGAGGAAAGAATAGTAAACTGAAAGAGATAGCTGAGAAACGAAAGTATTTTGATGCTATTAACATAAAAGAAAAGGTTGCACTTAACGCCCGTGAGAAGTCATTAAAACATGAAGCGGATGAGAAAAAAATGCTATTGGATGATTTGCTCAAAACAAATGCATCAATAGCAGAGAAATATAATATCGCCAAAACAAAACTTGAAAATGCTCATCAAGCATTTACCAATAGGCTGAGAGAGGCTTTGTATACAAAGCAAACAGAGCTACAACAAGAACGAAATCGCTATGAAGAAGAGCGTTCTAAGAACAGAAATCAGGTTATGAACCTGTATCGTACCTTATCACTTGAATCTAAAGAACGCCTTCAAAGCCTTATAGCTGAACAGTATAGAACAGATAGTAGACTTAAAGAACTACGTCAATGGCACCCTAAAGAGGATGATATCAAACAGGTTAAGAAACAACTGGTACAATTAGATATCAATGAAAAAGCCAATGAGGCAAATCAAACAACTGTTAGAATTCAAATAGAAAAGCTGACTAACGAATTCGAAATGAAAGAGGCTGAGTTGAAACAAACCTCTTTGCAGGAACAAAAACGATTGGAGAACGATCGTACAATATGCCGTAATGAGATTGCAAGAATCAACGACTTGCTGTCACATCTGGATGACTCGCTGTATCATTGGCTGTGTGAGAACACTGAAGGGTGGGAAGATACGATTGGAAAAGTTGTAGATGAAGAACGGATACTCTATGCCCAAGGACTTGAACCAACATTAGATAATAACACAGACAATCTATTTGGAGTAAAGCTCAACTTGGAAAATATTGAGCCTACCCATCGTACCCCTGATGAGTATAGGACAAAGAAGAAAAATTTAGAGAGCCAACTTCAGCTATTGAATAGACAGTTATCACAACTGCCAGTGACCCTTCAAGAGGAAATATCTAAACTCGGTAAGAAGTATGGTAACCTACTTAAACCATTACGTCAAGAGGCTACTCAGTTAAGAGTGGAGGCTAATCAAATACCTACAAAAAGACAGAACCTGCAGAACCAACGGCATAAATTAGAGATGGAAGAGCAGGAAATAATCTCAAGCGAACAAGAGTTACGTATGCGTGCATTCAATGATGCCACTCTTAAAGTTGAAGCTGAGAAAGAAAGACAAGCTAAGAATGATGTTAAGAACGAAAAGGATTTGAAGGAACTTGATGCAGCGTTCAATAGGTCTGTAAGGGCACTTAATAATGAACTACATGCGTTTCAAGAGCAACAAAAGTCTGAATCCGAATTGCATAATCAGGAATTTGAAAATCAAAAAGCTCAACTTGACAAGCAACAAAAAGCCGAGCTTGAAGGCAAAGGAGTAGATATCAAACTATTGAACGAATATCGCAAAGCACTCGATGAGCTTAACAAGCTACTTCAACAGATAGAAACAGACCGCAATGATGTAATCAAATACGAAGATGCGGTGGATACTCTCTTCTCCAAAGAGGCTGATATTAGAAATAATATAAAGGAGATTACGCAGCGACTTATTATGTTGCAACAACGTTACGAAGACAAGAGAATACGCATAGAGAAGAAGATACAGGGATTTGAAGACCAACAGAGAGCGATCCAAAAAGACCTTGCTCATAGAAGAGATGGACTAAATCAATATCATCAAGTTATAGAGAATGAGCACTTAGTATCCAACGCTTATCTCGCTGATAATAAGGTAAAGTCTACACATTTAGACTGTCTACAGCTAATAAGTCAGCTGAGAGGCACTATTAATCAGAAACGAGAAGCCATTGAGATACTAAAAGGCACTGTTGTAAACTTCAATCGTAACTTTAAGCCGCAGAATGCTTTTCACTTCAACACAATGCCTATCACAGACGCAGATTATATGCAGATTGCGGTTGACTTACAAGAGTTTATCGACAATAATAAGATAGAAGAGTATCGAAGACGTACCAGTGAACATTACAAAGACATCTTAGGACGTATTTCAACTGAGGTCGGCGCATTGATGAAACGTAGATCAGATGTAGATGGAGTAATCCTTGACATCAATCGAGACTTTGTTGAGAAGAACTTTGCAGGAGTCATTAAAAGTATAGAATTAAGAGCAAATGAGTCGTCAGACAAGCTTATGCAGTTACTTATATCTATTCATAATTACTGCATAGAGAATGCGCTTTCTATAGGAGAACTTAACCTCTTCTCAAGTGATAATCGTGATGAAGTGAACCGAAAGGTTGTAGACTATCTAAAGAGCTTATCTCATCAGTTACAGAACGAGCCTAATCGAAACATCGTATCATTGGGTGATGCTTTCCGTTTACAGTTCCGTGTAAAGGAGAACGACAATGATACAAGCTGGGTAGAACGCATCAATAACGTTGGTTCAGACGGAACAGACATCTTAGTGAAGGCAATGGTTAACATCATGCTTATCAACGTATTCAAGAAGAAGGCAGCCCGTAAGAGCGGTGATTTTATCGTCCATTGTATGATGGATGAGATTGGTCGTCTACATCCAAACAATATTAAAGGCATCTTACAGTTTGCTAACTCACGTAATATCCAGCTAATAAATAGTTCACCAACATCCTATAATCCATACGATTATCGGTATACTTATCTACTAAGCAAGCATGGTGTAAAGACGAAAGTTGAGAAACTTTTAAAGAGAATATAA
- a CDS encoding condensin complex protein MksE, with translation MRNNTQRIYERLIRGEFLSVDSSDNSIRHLYDDLEENFEDYADYFKEVGLQLEQGNGYFYFSRIGEGKQAIEQKLESFSKWLDYLDFLKCYNQAFSAGYQFRKGHLIEQISLDIELKEKANHLFKKYGAGSNQEIVNKLLQEMQNMGFAECVNIQDETFKITSAFRYAEELVNMIQIANEDEIPE, from the coding sequence ATGCGAAATAACACTCAACGAATATATGAACGATTAATCCGCGGAGAATTCCTCTCTGTTGACAGTTCTGACAACTCTATCCGCCATCTATACGATGACTTAGAAGAGAACTTTGAGGATTATGCAGACTACTTTAAAGAAGTTGGTCTACAATTAGAACAAGGCAATGGTTACTTCTACTTCTCTCGTATAGGGGAAGGAAAACAAGCTATAGAACAAAAGTTAGAAAGTTTTTCTAAGTGGCTTGATTATCTTGACTTTCTTAAATGCTATAACCAAGCATTCTCTGCAGGCTACCAATTTCGTAAAGGACATCTAATAGAACAAATCAGTTTAGATATTGAATTGAAGGAAAAAGCTAACCACCTGTTTAAGAAGTATGGCGCAGGCTCAAATCAAGAGATAGTGAACAAGCTACTCCAAGAGATGCAAAACATGGGGTTTGCTGAATGTGTCAATATTCAAGATGAGACTTTTAAGATAACCTCTGCATTCCGTTATGCTGAGGAATTGGTTAACATGATTCAAATAGCTAACGAAGATGAAATACCTGAATAG
- a CDS encoding DUF4738 domain-containing protein has product MKQNLLICILTLLVLLTACKNRGTDFQQQHEDKQAKEMLQGLWTNGENSDPAMLVKGDSIFYPDSASMPVRFWIYQDTIYLQGQNIHGYKIEKQAAHLLKFANQNGDEVRLIKSNDKALYSAFNYHIYAMNTFLKQSQDTVIRTDLGYFESKVHVQTTSDKVVKSTYNDNGIEVDNIYLDNVASLRLYNHGTPVFAHDFRKQEFQSLIPKSFLSRSILRKMYFTHADAKALYYYVVIGIPDADTTYVIELRVTPDGRMSKKLR; this is encoded by the coding sequence ATGAAACAGAATTTACTTATCTGCATATTAACATTACTGGTTCTATTAACGGCTTGCAAGAATCGTGGAACTGATTTTCAACAGCAACACGAAGATAAGCAAGCAAAAGAGATGTTACAGGGCTTATGGACCAATGGTGAGAACAGTGATCCTGCCATGTTGGTTAAGGGAGACAGTATTTTCTACCCTGATTCAGCCAGTATGCCCGTACGCTTTTGGATTTATCAAGATACTATCTATTTGCAAGGTCAAAACATTCATGGATATAAGATAGAAAAGCAAGCTGCTCACCTACTTAAATTTGCCAACCAAAATGGTGATGAGGTAAGGTTGATAAAGAGTAATGATAAAGCACTCTATTCAGCTTTCAATTATCATATATATGCGATGAACACCTTCTTGAAACAATCGCAAGACACCGTTATCCGTACAGATTTAGGCTATTTTGAGAGTAAAGTTCATGTACAAACAACATCTGATAAGGTGGTTAAGTCAACTTATAACGATAACGGAATAGAAGTTGACAACATCTATCTTGACAATGTTGCATCCTTGCGATTGTACAATCACGGCACACCTGTCTTTGCACATGACTTTCGTAAACAGGAGTTCCAATCGCTTATCCCTAAGAGTTTTCTCTCTCGCAGCATCCTACGTAAGATGTATTTTACGCATGCTGATGCCAAGGCACTCTATTATTATGTTGTCATTGGAATCCCTGATGCCGATACAACATACGTTATTGAGCTGAGAGTAACGCCTGACGGAAGAATGAGTAAGAAGTTAAGGTAA
- the rfbC gene encoding dTDP-4-dehydrorhamnose 3,5-epimerase, which yields MEFIKTEIDGVWIIEPKVFNDERGYFFESFKQAEFDKNIGYHVDFIQDNESKSSYGVLRGLHYQEGDTSQAKLVRVIKGKVVDVAVDLRKSSPTFGKYVMVELSDENKRQFFVPRGFAHGFLVLSDEAIFTYKVDNVYSPQTEASLRWNDETVGIEWPINAKDVILSDKDLNKGLSLKDAKVFE from the coding sequence ATGGAGTTTATCAAGACAGAGATTGACGGTGTTTGGATTATCGAACCTAAAGTATTTAATGACGAAAGAGGATATTTCTTCGAGTCTTTCAAGCAAGCTGAATTCGACAAGAACATTGGTTATCACGTTGATTTCATACAGGACAATGAGTCTAAATCAAGCTATGGTGTTCTACGTGGACTTCATTATCAAGAAGGTGATACGTCACAGGCTAAGTTGGTACGTGTCATCAAGGGGAAGGTAGTTGACGTTGCTGTCGACCTCCGCAAGAGCTCCCCTACATTCGGTAAGTATGTTATGGTAGAGCTATCTGACGAGAACAAACGTCAGTTCTTTGTCCCACGTGGCTTTGCACATGGCTTCCTCGTACTTTCAGACGAAGCTATCTTCACATACAAGGTGGACAATGTCTATTCTCCACAGACAGAAGCGAGCCTCCGTTGGAACGATGAGACAGTAGGTATTGAATGGCCTATCAATGCAAAGGATGTCATACTTTCAGACAAAGACCTTAACAAGGGGTTATCTTTGAAAGATGCGAAAGTATTTGAATAG
- a CDS encoding SPOR domain-containing protein translates to MPLPNKLFNFANVIKLDRHIEILLLENDCVIVPGLGGFVAHHVSARYDEQDGLFLPPYRTLGFNAQLKMNDSLLAQSYVDAYDLSYPEALRQIENEVDEIYQTLDEEGVFELNDLGSLSRNGDGNLAFEPFESGILTPLYYGLSSFNFTKLVNEKQSAPTTIDVKTQKQGVVFVDDSDTANKRISISMRAVRNVAAAAVFLTAVFLVAFPGSIHKGASEKQQIKSGVLYNIFDSDDTLNASKQFDGVIPNNQVAGVKAQQSTPTISSHYWAIVMASHVTENNARAFVHKLQKSGLTDARVYDGAESIKVLYGYFSSQEEAFAKMKVINKTTEFKESWVIEIGK, encoded by the coding sequence TTGCCACTTCCAAATAAATTATTTAATTTTGCAAACGTGATAAAACTCGACCGACATATAGAAATCCTTCTGTTGGAGAATGACTGTGTTATTGTCCCAGGCTTAGGTGGCTTTGTTGCTCATCATGTTTCAGCAAGATACGATGAGCAGGATGGCTTATTCCTGCCACCTTATCGAACGCTTGGCTTTAATGCACAGCTTAAAATGAATGACTCTTTGTTGGCGCAATCTTACGTAGATGCCTACGATTTAAGCTATCCTGAAGCTTTGCGACAGATAGAGAATGAGGTTGATGAGATTTATCAAACATTAGATGAAGAAGGAGTATTTGAGCTGAATGACCTCGGAAGTCTTTCAAGAAATGGTGATGGTAATTTGGCGTTTGAGCCTTTTGAGAGTGGAATTCTAACGCCATTGTATTATGGTTTAAGTAGCTTTAACTTCACAAAGCTTGTCAACGAGAAGCAGTCCGCACCTACAACGATTGATGTTAAAACTCAAAAACAGGGCGTTGTCTTTGTTGATGATTCCGATACTGCAAATAAACGTATTAGCATTAGTATGCGTGCTGTGCGTAATGTTGCTGCAGCCGCAGTATTCCTTACTGCTGTCTTCCTTGTTGCTTTCCCTGGCTCTATTCATAAGGGTGCAAGTGAAAAGCAGCAGATTAAGAGCGGAGTCCTTTATAATATCTTCGATTCTGATGATACGTTAAATGCTTCTAAACAGTTTGATGGCGTAATTCCTAATAATCAGGTGGCTGGTGTAAAAGCTCAGCAATCAACTCCTACTATATCTTCTCATTATTGGGCAATTGTCATGGCAAGTCATGTGACTGAAAATAATGCACGTGCTTTTGTTCATAAATTGCAGAAGAGTGGGCTTACTGACGCCCGTGTTTACGATGGAGCAGAGAGCATAAAGGTTCTTTATGGCTATTTTTCAAGTCAAGAGGAAGCTTTTGCAAAGATGAAGGTTATAAACAAGACTACTGAGTTTAAGGAATCTTGGGTGATAGAGATAGGAAAGTAA
- a CDS encoding FHA domain-containing protein, which yields MKRVRCPKCDNFITFDETKYKSGQRLVFQCPQCSKEFGIRLGVSKLRKTQKEENDAPIGETSESLYGSLHVIENVFHFRQVIPLQMGENVIGRYMKGNPINCPIETVDPSVDMTHCSITVSKDKQGKLQYVLRDGPSYTGTFVDNVILGDRERRVIEGGTLFTIGATSVILHTPNED from the coding sequence ATGAAGCGTGTAAGATGTCCGAAGTGTGATAACTTCATTACTTTCGACGAGACAAAATATAAGTCGGGACAACGTCTTGTTTTCCAGTGCCCTCAGTGTAGCAAGGAATTTGGAATCCGTTTAGGTGTTTCTAAACTGCGTAAGACTCAAAAAGAAGAAAACGATGCCCCTATAGGTGAGACTTCTGAAAGCCTGTATGGTTCGCTTCATGTGATAGAGAATGTCTTCCATTTCCGTCAGGTAATCCCTCTGCAAATGGGTGAGAATGTCATCGGTCGTTATATGAAGGGAAACCCTATTAACTGTCCGATTGAGACGGTTGACCCCAGTGTTGACATGACTCATTGCTCGATTACTGTAAGCAAGGACAAGCAAGGGAAGTTGCAATATGTATTGCGTGATGGACCATCTTATACAGGAACGTTTGTAGACAATGTTATTCTCGGTGATCGTGAGCGTCGTGTTATTGAAGGTGGTACGCTCTTTACGATAGGGGCAACAAGTGTTATTCTTCATACTCCAAATGAAGATTAA
- a CDS encoding DUF1573 domain-containing protein: MKKFLLMTLMLVFGLTFAAAQNQAEIKFDKVTYDFGTFSDDNPVHKTTFTFTNVGKAPLVINQIVASCGCTIPSYDKRPIAPGQKGTIDVTYNGTGKFPGHFKKSITVRTNGKIEMTRLYIEGVMTGK, from the coding sequence ATGAAAAAGTTCTTATTAATGACATTAATGTTGGTTTTCGGACTAACATTTGCAGCAGCACAGAATCAAGCAGAAATTAAATTTGATAAAGTTACTTACGACTTCGGTACATTCTCTGACGACAACCCAGTACACAAAACAACATTCACATTCACAAATGTTGGTAAGGCTCCATTGGTAATTAACCAGATTGTTGCAAGTTGCGGTTGTACAATACCAAGCTATGATAAGAGACCGATTGCTCCAGGTCAGAAAGGTACGATTGATGTGACATACAACGGAACTGGTAAGTTTCCAGGTCACTTCAAAAAGAGCATTACCGTACGTACAAATGGAAAAATCGAGATGACCCGACTATATATAGAGGGTGTCATGACTGGAAAGTAA
- the aspS gene encoding aspartate--tRNA ligase — translation MYRTNTCGELRLSDAGKEVTLAGWVQRARKMGGMTFVDLRDRYGITQLVFNEADNADLCGEANKLGREYCIQVKGVVNERQSRNSKIPTGDIEIIAKELTVLSSSDTPPFTIEDNTDGGDDLRMKYRYLDLRREAVRKNMELRHRMTILIRNFLDAADFMEVETPILIGSTPEGARDFVVPSRMNPGQFYALPQSPQTLKQLLMVAGFDRYFQIAKCFRDEDLRADRQPEFTQIDCEMSFVDQEDVINLFEEMARHLFREIRGVELPKLEQMKWHDAMKRYGSDKPDLRFGMEFVELMEDLKGTGSFSVFNEAAYIGGIVVPGCAEYSRKQLNELTDFVKRPQVGAQGLVFIKYNADGTIKSSIDKFYTEEQLLKVKETTGAKDGDLVLILSGNNVRKTQVQLCSLRLEMGDRLGLRDKNVFKCLWIVDFPLFEWSDEEQRLMATHHPFTMPNPDDIHLLDEHPEQVRAKAYDFVCNGIEVGGGSLRIHDTQLQEKMFEVLGFTPESAKAQFGFLMNAFKYGAPPHAGLAFGLDRFVSIMAGLDSIRDCIAFPKNNSGRDVMLDAPSFIDQKQLDELEIKLDLKA, via the coding sequence ATGTATAGAACAAATACTTGTGGAGAGCTGCGCCTTTCGGATGCAGGCAAGGAAGTAACCCTCGCTGGATGGGTACAGCGTGCACGCAAAATGGGAGGTATGACTTTTGTTGATCTTCGTGACCGCTACGGTATTACCCAGTTAGTTTTCAATGAGGCCGACAATGCAGACCTTTGTGGCGAAGCTAACAAGTTAGGACGTGAATATTGCATCCAGGTAAAGGGTGTGGTTAATGAGCGACAGAGTAGGAATAGTAAGATTCCAACAGGCGATATTGAGATTATTGCCAAGGAATTGACGGTGCTCAGCAGTTCTGACACTCCTCCTTTCACAATCGAAGATAACACAGACGGTGGTGATGACCTCCGTATGAAATATCGTTATTTAGACCTTCGTCGTGAGGCTGTGCGTAAGAATATGGAATTGCGTCACCGTATGACGATTCTTATTCGTAACTTCCTTGATGCTGCGGACTTTATGGAGGTGGAGACCCCTATCCTCATTGGTTCTACTCCAGAGGGCGCACGCGACTTCGTTGTTCCTTCACGTATGAATCCAGGTCAGTTCTATGCACTACCACAGAGTCCACAGACACTGAAGCAGTTGTTGATGGTAGCGGGTTTCGATAGATACTTCCAAATCGCAAAGTGTTTCCGTGATGAAGACTTGCGTGCTGACCGTCAGCCAGAGTTTACACAGATTGATTGTGAGATGTCATTTGTAGATCAGGAAGATGTTATTAATCTTTTTGAGGAGATGGCACGTCACCTTTTCCGTGAGATTCGTGGTGTAGAGCTTCCAAAGTTAGAGCAGATGAAGTGGCACGATGCTATGAAACGCTATGGCTCTGATAAGCCAGACTTGCGCTTCGGTATGGAGTTTGTCGAACTGATGGAAGACTTGAAGGGTACAGGCTCGTTCTCTGTATTTAATGAAGCAGCATATATTGGTGGTATTGTTGTTCCTGGTTGCGCTGAATATAGCCGCAAACAGTTGAACGAGTTGACTGACTTCGTGAAACGTCCACAGGTGGGTGCTCAAGGACTTGTTTTCATTAAATATAACGCTGATGGTACTATCAAGAGTTCTATCGATAAGTTCTACACAGAGGAGCAGCTGCTGAAAGTGAAAGAAACAACAGGTGCTAAGGATGGCGACCTTGTATTGATTCTTTCTGGTAACAATGTTAGAAAGACACAAGTTCAACTCTGTTCTTTGCGTCTTGAGATGGGCGACCGTTTAGGTCTTCGTGATAAGAATGTGTTTAAGTGTCTTTGGATTGTTGACTTCCCATTGTTTGAATGGAGTGATGAAGAGCAGCGTTTGATGGCTACTCATCATCCATTTACAATGCCAAATCCTGATGATATTCATTTGTTGGATGAGCATCCAGAGCAGGTACGTGCAAAGGCTTACGACTTTGTGTGCAATGGTATAGAAGTTGGAGGAGGTTCCCTCCGTATCCATGATACACAGTTACAGGAGAAGATGTTTGAGGTTCTCGGCTTTACCCCAGAGAGTGCAAAAGCACAGTTTGGCTTCTTGATGAATGCTTTCAAGTATGGTGCGCCACCTCACGCAGGTCTTGCTTTTGGTCTTGACCGCTTCGTAAGTATCATGGCAGGTCTTGATTCAATCCGTGACTGTATCGCATTCCCTAAGAATAACAGTGGACGTGATGTCATGTTGGATGCCCCTTCGTTCATTGATCAAAAGCAGTTAGATGAGTTGGAAATCAAGTTGGACTTGAAGGCGTAA
- a CDS encoding winged helix-turn-helix domain-containing protein translates to MTEKKEVKSAPKAAKKAPAKKASTKKAVVAVNAENVGFKAGDVYNALAAEAKALTVAEIAKAAKISTEEVYLGIGWLFKEGKVKGEDGKIALA, encoded by the coding sequence ATGACAGAAAAGAAAGAAGTTAAGTCTGCTCCAAAAGCAGCAAAGAAGGCTCCTGCTAAGAAAGCTTCTACAAAGAAAGCAGTTGTAGCTGTTAATGCAGAGAATGTCGGTTTTAAGGCTGGCGATGTTTACAATGCTCTTGCTGCTGAGGCTAAGGCTTTGACAGTTGCTGAGATTGCTAAGGCTGCTAAGATTAGCACTGAAGAGGTTTATCTCGGTATTGGCTGGCTCTTTAAGGAGGGTAAAGTTAAAGGCGAAGATGGCAAAATTGCTCTTGCATAA
- a CDS encoding mannose-1-phosphate guanylyltransferase, translated as MAQTDNHLVIMAGGVGSRFWPMSTAERPKQFIDVLGVGRTLIQLTYDRFAGVVSSDNVWVVTNQKYVSLVQEQLPEIPSNHILSEPCRRNTAPCIAYVSWRIKKENPKANIVVSPSDHIVTNETEFRRVITNCLKFTAETDAVVTLGMKPTRPETGYGYIQADLSTASARNREIYRVDQFREKPDLSTAEQYIKQNNFFWNAGIFIWSVSTIVNAFRIYQPSIARIFERIMDVLDTADEQRLIDEVYPECENISVDYAIMEKAEEIFVCPADFGWSDLGTWGSLLAQTQHDIYGNAVIGNNVHLFDSKNCIVHTTEERKVVIQGLDGYIVAEQDGKLLICRLTEEQRLKQFTGEG; from the coding sequence ATGGCACAAACTGATAATCATCTTGTCATTATGGCAGGTGGCGTTGGTAGTAGGTTCTGGCCGATGAGTACTGCAGAGCGTCCTAAGCAGTTTATTGATGTTTTAGGCGTAGGAAGAACGCTTATTCAACTGACCTATGATCGCTTTGCTGGTGTAGTTTCGTCAGATAATGTATGGGTTGTTACTAACCAGAAGTATGTTTCTTTGGTTCAGGAGCAACTCCCTGAGATACCATCAAATCATATTTTGAGCGAACCCTGTCGTCGCAACACAGCACCTTGTATCGCTTATGTGAGCTGGCGTATTAAGAAAGAGAACCCGAAAGCTAATATCGTGGTGTCTCCAAGTGACCATATTGTTACAAATGAAACGGAATTTAGACGTGTTATTACCAACTGTTTGAAGTTTACTGCCGAGACCGATGCTGTGGTAACGTTGGGTATGAAACCAACACGTCCAGAGACGGGTTATGGCTATATACAGGCTGATCTTTCAACGGCTTCGGCTCGTAACCGTGAGATTTATCGTGTTGATCAGTTCCGTGAGAAGCCAGACTTATCAACAGCTGAGCAATATATAAAGCAGAACAATTTCTTTTGGAATGCAGGTATCTTTATTTGGAGTGTCTCTACTATTGTAAACGCTTTCCGTATCTATCAACCAAGTATTGCAAGAATCTTTGAACGTATCATGGATGTTTTGGATACAGCTGATGAACAACGTTTAATAGATGAGGTATATCCTGAATGTGAAAATATCTCTGTCGATTATGCTATTATGGAAAAGGCTGAGGAGATATTTGTGTGTCCAGCTGACTTTGGATGGAGTGATTTAGGAACTTGGGGCTCATTGCTTGCTCAGACCCAGCATGATATCTATGGTAATGCTGTGATTGGTAATAACGTTCATCTGTTTGATAGTAAGAATTGTATTGTTCATACTACGGAGGAGCGTAAGGTCGTTATCCAAGGACTTGATGGGTATATTGTGGCTGAACAAGATGGTAAGTTGCTCATCTGTCGTCTAACAGAAGAACAGCGTTTGAAGCAGTTTACAGGAGAAGGATAA